One Archangium violaceum genomic window, CTCGCGTCCCAGCTCGCGTTCTCCGCCGGCGCCGCCCTCGTGGAGGGAGCCCTCGGCGTCCTGGTGGCCACCGGACTCGGCCTCACCCTGCTCGACGTGCTCCCCGCCGCCTCGCCCGCCGCCGCCGTGTTCTTCCTGGTGAGCCTCGTGCTCGGGTTCCTCGTGCGCTTCCTCGTGGGACTCATCACCTCGCTGCTCTGCCTCTGGACGAAGCACTGGCTGGGGCTGCACTGGATGCAGGCCACCCTGGTGAGCGTCTTCTCCGGCGCCCTCGTCCCGCTGGACCTCTACCCCGACTGGCTGCGCTCCCTCTCCCTGGTGCTCCCCTTCCAGGGCATCATCCACACGCCGCTCTCCATCTACCTGGGGGACCTCCAGGGGCTCTCGCTCCTCCAGGCCCTGGGGCTCCAGGCCCTCTGGGTCGTGGCGCTCTGGGGACTCGCGCGGGCCCTGTGGAGCCCGGGACAGCGGGCCCTCGACATCCAGGGAGGTTGAGCATGTTCACGAGGCTCGCGCACTGGATGTGGATCTACTACCGGCTGCAGGTGCTGCACCTGCGCGTGCAGCTCGAGTACGAGGCCGATTTCTGGCTCGGCATCATCGCCATGGTGCTGCGCCACGTCACCGGCTTCATCTTCCTCTGGGCGGTGTTCCGCCACGTACCCCAGGTGCAGGGGTGGACCCAGTGGGAGATGCTCTTCCTCTACGCCCTGGCCATCATCCCCATCGGGCTGGTCGAGCTCTTCTACGACGGCCCCTGGGAGCTGGCGGCGCTCGTCAACCAGGGGGAGCTGGACGGACTCCTGTTGCGCCCCATGCCGGCGGCGCTCCAGGTCATCTGCCAGGGCTCCAGCCTTCATGGGCTGGGCAGCGTGGTGCTCGGCCTCGTGCTGCTGGGGCGGGCCGTGTCGGAGCTGAACCTCGCCCTCTCCCCCTGGCAGTACGTCTTCCTCGTGGCCAGCATGGTCGGCGCGACGTTGCTCATCGGCTCCCTCAACTTCATGGCCCACTGCGTCGTCTTCTGGGAGCCCGACACCTCCATGCAGCTGCCCGTACTGGTGCAGGAGATGGCGACGATCGCCCGCTATCCCCTGTCGCTCTATGACAGGCTGCTCCGGCTCGTCACCACCTGGGTGCTGCCCTTCGCCTTCGTCAGCTACTTCCCGGGCACCGTGCTGCTGCACAGGCCGGAGGCGAATCCCTGGCTGGGCTACGGAGCACCCCTCGTCGGCGTCGCCGTCACCTGTGTGGCCGGAGCCGTCTGGACGCGGTGCCTCGCGCACTACCAGGGCGTGGGGAGCTGACCGGGGGTCTCCTCCCCGCCCCGAGGTCCGGTGCTAGACTCCCGAGGCGCCCCCCACGAGTGGCTTCACCTCCGAGGCTCCACCTTGCTGGCCCCTCTTCCGACCGCAACCCCCGCTCCCCACGGCGAGCCCTCCCTCGCACTGCCCCGCGCCTTCTGGAAGGACTTCACCCGGCGCCATTGGGACCGGGAGCCCGCCCTCTTCAAGCGCCCGTTCACCCAGCACTTCTTCACCGGTCAGGAGATCTACGAGGCGCTCCTCGAGGTGGCCGGGCGCGTGCGCCGGGGCGAATACACCCTTCCCCTGCGCTTCTTCATCGAGCACGAGGACGGTCCCGATGGGCTGCCGCACTACGGCATGGCCCTCGCCATGGCCCCCTACCTGCCCACGCGAGAGGACGGAGAGCTCGAGAGCTATCTGGCGCGTCTGGACAAGCTCCTCGCGGGCAAGCGCTTCGGCCTCGTGCTCAACCGCGCCCAGGGCTTCCACTGGAACCACTGGCTGCAGACGACGACCTTCCTGTCCGGCCTCTACGAGTCCGTCGGCGTGCCGCTGGGCAGCAGCGACTCGTGCATCTTCCTGGGCAACTACCGCTACACGCCCTTCGGCATCCACAAGGACAACTCGCACGTCTTCAACTTCGTCGTCGCGGGAAGGAAGACCTACAGCCTCTGGCCCTACGAGGCGCTCTCCGGACGCGACGAGGTCCCCAAGGGTGTCTCCCTCGTCGACAAGGCCTGCTCCATCTTCCTGCGCGACAGGCAGGAGGAGGCGGAGCTGTTGTCGCGTGCTTCCTTCCTCGAGGCGGACACCGGTGACGTCACCTATTGGCCCGTCTCCTATTGGCACCGCGCCGAGCCCACCCAGGGACTGACCCTCAGCATCTCGCTCGGAGTGGGCTTCAGCCCCCCGCTCTTCACGTCCGAGGCGCCTCCCCAGGAGTGGCCCGACCGCCTGCGCCACGCGGAGATGCCCCACGGGCGAAACTGGCAGGTCCCCGCCCAGGTGCGCTCCGCCCTCCGCAAGCGCGCTCAGCGCAAGGCCCTTCTCGCCGCCGAGCGAGAGAGCACCATCGAGTGGGTCCGTCTCCTCACCTGTGGCGCCCTGAATGGCGCTCCGCCCGAGGTCCAGGAGGCGCCGCTCTCTCCCACCGAGTGGATCCGCGCCCACCCCGAGCGCCCCATCGTCTGCGTCCCCCTGCCGGGCAAGCAGCTGCTCGTCTCCGCCATCGGCCGCTCCACCACTCTTCCCTCCTCGCCTCCCCTCCGCCGCCGCGTCGAGCGCCTCGTCTCCGCCCTCAATGCCGGCAAGCCCCTCCAGGTGGAGGCGCTCGAAGCAGCCTTCTTCTCCCGGTTGCCGACACGTGCCCTCAAACGCGAGGCCTTCCGCGCCCTGCTCGATGACCTCGTGCGCTGGCGCGCCGTGCGGCGCTGCCCTCCTCCCGGCGGGAAGTCCCGCTGAATCCCTCCCCTCAGGAGCCCCCCATGCTGGCCCCCCTCCCCACTCCAACCCCCGCCTCCCAGGGCGAGCCGTCTCTCGCGCTGCCCCGCTCCTTCTGGAAGGACTTCGCCAAACGCCACTGGGACCGCGAAGCCGCCGTCTTCAAGCAACCCTTCGGGAACAGGGCCCCCACCACCGGGCAGATCTACGAGGCGCTGCTCGACGCGGGGGAGCGCGTGCGCCGGGGCGAGTACACCCTGCCCCTGCGCTTCTTCATCGAGCACGAGGAGGGCCCCGACGGGTTGCCGTACTACTCGATGCTCATGTCCCTCTCCAACCACATGCCTCGCCCCGAGGATGGGGGCGTCGAGGGCTACCTGGCGCGCCTGGACGAACTGCTCGGCGGCAAGCGCTTCGGCATCGTCTTCAACCGGCTGCAGATGTACCAGTGGACCCACTGGCAGCAGTTGAGCAGCTTCCTGACGGGCCTCTACGACGCCGTCGGCGTGCCCCTGGGTAACAACGAGTCCTGCGTCTTCTTCGGCAACTACCGCTACACGCCCTTCGGCATCCACAAGGACAACTCGCACGCCTTCAACCTCGTCGTCGAGGGCAAGAAGACCTACAGCCTCTGGCCCTTCGAGATGCTCGCCAGCCGCGAGGAGGTCCCCAAGGATCCCTCCCTCATCCACAGGCCCTACTCCCTCTTCATGAAGGACAAGGCGGAGGAGAAGGAGGTGCTGTCCCGCGCCACCTTCATCGAGGCGAGCGCGGGCGACGTCGCCTACTGGCCCGTCTCCTTCTGGCACCGCGCCGAGCCCACCCAGGGCCTCAACATCAGCATCTCCGTCTCCGCGTGCGCCTCGCCGCCGATGTTCACCTCCATGGCGCCCCCGCTCGAGTGGCCCAGCACCCTGCGCTCCAGCGACCTCCCCGGCAAGAAGAGCTGGCAGGTCCCCGCCGCGGTGCGCTCGGCGCTGCGCCAGCGCGGCCAGCGCAAGGCCCTGCTCGCCGCCGAGCGCGAGAGCACCATCGAGTGGGTCCGCTGCCTCACCGCCAGGGCCGTGGACGCGGCCCCACCCGAGGCCCAGGAGGCGCCGCTCACTCCCACCGAGTGGATCCGCGCCCACCCCGAGCGCCCCATCGTCTGCGTCCCCCTGCCGGGCAAGCAGCTGCTCGTCTCCGCCATCGGCCGCTCCACCACTCTTCCCTCCCCGCCTCCCCTCCGCCGCCGCGTCGAGCGCCTCGTCTCCGCCCTCAACGCCGGCAAGCCCCTCCAGGTGGAGGCGCTCGAAGCAGCCTTCTTCTCCCGGTTGCCAACGCGTGCCTTCAAGCGCGAAGCCTTCCGCGCCCTGCTCGATGATCTCGTGCGCTGGCGCGCCGTGCGGCGCTGCCCTCCTCCCGGCAGGAAGTCCCGCTGAGTCAGGGCGTGACGCTCATCCTCCCAGCAGCGGCGGGAGGAGGAGCGTCGGCGTGCCACACCCGTCCGCGGTGGGGAAGAACGCCAGGTCCGCCCCCACCCCGCGCAGCGCGCGCAATGTCTCCAGCACCGGCAGCCGGAGCTCCACGGGAGCGAGCCGCCGCACGCGCTGGCCCCGCCGCACCTCCCAACCTCCCGCCATCAGCGACACCACCCCGGGGCGAGGCATGGTGGTGAACGTCTCCACGCGCGCCACAAGCTCCGTGTAGTGCTCCGGGAGGGCGTCTGCGCGAGGAACCACGAAGAGGCCGAGCGCCGAGGGCGTGGGCGGCGAGCCCTCGGAGCGCAGGCCCCGGCCGTTGGGCACGACTCCGAGCAGCGCCGCCGTCGCCGCCGAGTGGAGGAACCCCAGGAAGCGGCCCTCGTCGACGAGCCGCAGCGGACGCGCCGGGGCCCCCTCGTCATCCTCGCTCCGCCGCCAGGCTCCGAGCGGGTGGCGCGGGTCGTCCTCCACGGACAACACCGAGGGGAAGAGCTTCTTGCCCACCGCTCGCGCCAGGGCGGGAGTCGCCGCCGCCACGTCCCCTCGGAGCATCCATGACAGCGCCGCGACGAGTGGCGCCGCGACCGCGGGCCGGAGCACGAGCGGCAGGCCTGGATCGGCCGCCTCCGCCGGGCCCTCCAATGCGTCCACGGCTCGAGCGAGCCGCGCTCGCAGGGGCTCCAGATCCCAGGGCTCTCCCAGCGGCGCGGCCACTCCGTCCACGACGGCCCCGCGCGATGTCTCGCACCGCACGATGGCCTCCCGCCGCGCATCCACGTGTCCCTGAACGATGCCCTCGCCACGCACGAGCACGGACCCGCTCGCGGAGTACGTGAGCACCGCCGCCTGGACGACGACACCGGGCGGGAGCACCGTCCGAGCGAGGTGCTCGGCCTGCTCGCGGGCCTGAGCGGCGGAAAGCCCCGGGAGCGAGCGCGGCGGCTCGGTCGGGGCCGGTAGCGCGGGTAGCGGCGAGCGAGCCCCCGTCCGCCCTCGCTCCCAGGCTTCGGACAGCACGCGCCCGAGATCGTCGGCATCTCCCACGCTCAGTGAGGCGAAGCCGGAACCCTCTTCTCGCCAGACCCGCGCCGCCGCCGATACGGACTCCCCTCGCGAGAGGGAGACGCGCCCCGTGCCCACCTCGTACTCCAGCGATAGCCGACGGCTCGCGGAGAGGACGAGCTCCGCTCCGGTGGAAGCCTGGCTCCGCGTGAACGACGCCATCCGCGCATGGGCCTCCCCGGCCAGCTCGCCCAGGTCCAGCCCCGCGCACGAGGCGGTTCCGCCCGGTCGCTCGCTCGTGCTCTCCGGCATGTCGTGCTCACCGCTCGCCGTCACGGCTCCCCATCATGCCCCATCTTCAGACTCCCTCTCCCTTCGGGAGAGGGACGGGGTGAGGGTATCGCGTGAACCCGGGTTGAACCCACTGTCCACACCTTGGGCCACGGGTTGAAAGAACGGGCTCGGCTACCCTCACCCTGACCCTCTCCCGAAGGGAGAGGGGACATTGTTAAGAAGTGGGGAGGAGGAGCGCAGCGTGTCCGACTGGTTCGTGGAGCGGCGCGAGGTCAGCGAGATCATCCACCAGCCCTCGGGGCTGCGCGTCCAACCGCCTACCCTCGAACGAGGCTACGCGGTCCGCCGCGAGTTCCCCGGAGGCATGGAGCAACTCTGGACGGAGGTGGCTCGCGACACGCTCCCGGCCGGCGCCCTGCCCGGAGAGGTGGCGAGCCGAGCGCGCGAGCTGTTCACCCCGGGCCTGGAACTGGCGGAGAGCACGGGTGCCACGGAGGGTGTGGTGCGCCGGCTGGTGGAGCGGGCACGCGAGGCGGGCGCGGCGCACCTGGACGTGTTGCTGCGCGAGGTGGACCAGCGGACCCTCTTCGTGGGCGACGACCGCCACGTGACGGACCGGAGGCGCTACGCCCTCATCGAGCTGAAGACGCATGCCACCACCGCCAGCGGGACGGAGGAGTTGTGGCGCTGCGCGGCCTACCCGGACGGGGAGCGACTGCGCGCGGCCCTGCCGGAGCTCGAGTCCCTGGTGGAGCGGATGGTGCGGCTGCTCCATGAGTCCACCCCCGTCGGGCCCTGCCCCACCGGCCCCATGCCCGTGGTGTTCCCTCCCGGATCGGCCTCCGGCTGCTTCTTCCACGAGGTCTGCGGGCACCCGATGGAGGGAGACGTCGTCGCCCGGGGTGGCTCCTACCTGGCGCACCGCCTCGGCCAGCGCGTGGCCGAGCCCTTCGTCTCCATCTCGGACGACCCCACCGATGGGCACGAGGCGCTCGCCTATGAATGGGATGACGAGGGCAATCCCTCACGCCCCGTGCCACTCATCCACGCGGGCATCATCGGCTCGCCGCTGCTGGACGCGCGGAGCGCCAGGGAGCTGGGCCACTCGCCCAACGGCCACGGCCGGCGCGTGGGCTTCAAGCACCCGCCCCTTCCTCGCATGGCCCACACGCGCGTGGAGCCGCACCAGGGGAACCTCGAGGGCCTCATGGCCGACCTTCCCCAGGGGCTGCTGGTGCGCCACCTGACGCCGCGCCACATGAACCTGCTGTCGGGCGACTTCAGCTTCTACGTGATCGAGGCCCAGGAGATCCGCGATGGCCGCCCGGGACGCAGGGTGTCTCCGGGCATCCTCGGCGGCAACGGCCTGGAGGCCCTGGCCAGCATCGACGCGGTGGGCGCCGACTCCCAGAACCTCTTCGCTACCCGCGGCTGCCGCAAGCTGGACCACGGCCCGCTGCCCGTGTCCTTCGGACAGCCCGCCGTGCGCTTCCGGCAACTCCACCTGCGGCCCTGGCGCTGAGGACCGCTCACGGGTTGAAGAACAGGCTCGGGTACCCTCACCCCGACCCTCTCCCAGGGGGAGAGGGGAAACTGCCGCGGGGCATCAACGGCACAGCCAACTCATGTCCGTGGGCGGCACGTACTCCTCGTCCTCGGAAGGAGGCGGGTACGAGAGCGAGGGGAAGGCGAACGTGCGGAGGATGGACACGCCCGGGCGTACCGGCACGAAGGCGGGGGCCAGCGGGTACGGCCGCAGACCGTTCTCGCTTGGCGGCACGTCCGGGGGCGGGGGGAGCTCCGTCACGGTGTCGGTGAAGCCCAGCGACACCGGCTCCGTGGCGCCCGGCGGGAAGACGATCGCGTAGTAGCCAATGGGGCTGATCGACGCGGACGAGACGTAGTAGCCCATGGGCGACTGGCCGGCGACGCTCCCCGGCAACTGCCAGTCGAGCGCGTACACCGTACCCTGGCCCGACTCCTTCACCATCTCCACGTCACCCAGCGGCTCGTGGAAGAAGTCCATGAAGGGGGACGGGGAGATCACCCACACGAGCGCCACGCCCGCCACCTTGGCGGGGTTGAGCAGATCCGCGACGGTCGTCGGCGTGCCATGCGACGTCCGGTACGAGGCCACGGCGGACAGGGCACCGGCCTCGCCCACCATCATCGCCACCTGCGAGACGCAGGACGGGCCGAGCGTGCGCAGGGGACTCAGGGAGGTGGTGGGATGGTACGTCGAGGGAGGAACGGGCTCGAAGAAGGGCGCGGGGAAATCCTCCGGGGCGCCGATGCTGATGCCCCCGGCCTCCGGATGGGGCTCGGCCCGCAGCGCGTACTCGATGGTGTCGTCGGTCGGCACGCCCGGCACCTGCCAGGCGACCGCCGGAGTGACGACCTCGCTGGAGTCGGCCACGGTGTCGCCGTCCACCACGCTCACGCGCGCCCCCACGGGCACCGAGCGCGTCAGGTGCGGAATCCCGATGATGAGCATGCCCGGCGGAGGCGGCGAGTCTGGAAACGACGGGAAGGTCTTCAGGGAGAAGTAGAAGGCCTCCGGGTCGAAGATGATGCCGGACACGGTGGTCTTCCGGGGCGGCAGCTCCGAATACGCCGGAGTGGATGCGGGCGGGGACGGCGTCTCGGTGGAGCACCCGGTCAGGGCGGCCGCGAGCAGCACACGGGAGATGACGGACGAAACCCTCATGGTGGTCCTCGGGAGTCTCATTGGCCGGGGAGGATGTGACGCGACGGCGGGGTCACGCCGTGGCACGAGTTGGCGCAGTTGCCGTAGGCATTCGGCGTGTTCTGCAGATCCGCGAACTGCACGTCGAAGTACTCGGTGCCGTGCGAGCTGATGTGGCAGCTGTTGCAGGCGGCGAGGCTGGGCCGCACC contains:
- a CDS encoding cupin-like domain-containing protein, with amino-acid sequence MLAPLPTATPAPHGEPSLALPRAFWKDFTRRHWDREPALFKRPFTQHFFTGQEIYEALLEVAGRVRRGEYTLPLRFFIEHEDGPDGLPHYGMALAMAPYLPTREDGELESYLARLDKLLAGKRFGLVLNRAQGFHWNHWLQTTTFLSGLYESVGVPLGSSDSCIFLGNYRYTPFGIHKDNSHVFNFVVAGRKTYSLWPYEALSGRDEVPKGVSLVDKACSIFLRDRQEEAELLSRASFLEADTGDVTYWPVSYWHRAEPTQGLTLSISLGVGFSPPLFTSEAPPQEWPDRLRHAEMPHGRNWQVPAQVRSALRKRAQRKALLAAERESTIEWVRLLTCGALNGAPPEVQEAPLSPTEWIRAHPERPIVCVPLPGKQLLVSAIGRSTTLPSSPPLRRRVERLVSALNAGKPLQVEALEAAFFSRLPTRALKREAFRALLDDLVRWRAVRRCPPPGGKSR
- a CDS encoding cupin-like domain-containing protein; this encodes MLAPLPTPTPASQGEPSLALPRSFWKDFAKRHWDREAAVFKQPFGNRAPTTGQIYEALLDAGERVRRGEYTLPLRFFIEHEEGPDGLPYYSMLMSLSNHMPRPEDGGVEGYLARLDELLGGKRFGIVFNRLQMYQWTHWQQLSSFLTGLYDAVGVPLGNNESCVFFGNYRYTPFGIHKDNSHAFNLVVEGKKTYSLWPFEMLASREEVPKDPSLIHRPYSLFMKDKAEEKEVLSRATFIEASAGDVAYWPVSFWHRAEPTQGLNISISVSACASPPMFTSMAPPLEWPSTLRSSDLPGKKSWQVPAAVRSALRQRGQRKALLAAERESTIEWVRCLTARAVDAAPPEAQEAPLTPTEWIRAHPERPIVCVPLPGKQLLVSAIGRSTTLPSPPPLRRRVERLVSALNAGKPLQVEALEAAFFSRLPTRAFKREAFRALLDDLVRWRAVRRCPPPGRKSR
- a CDS encoding ABC transporter permease, translated to MSGPAAQVALRQEPRPKYLALMLIGAQRTLAYPRTVLLSLVTNTVWLALSYHLWRAVFEGTSRMGEFDWTRMRTYLLIAQSANLLINASSSVHRMLRLIRTGDIAIELLRPYDILASQLAFSAGAALVEGALGVLVATGLGLTLLDVLPAASPAAAVFFLVSLVLGFLVRFLVGLITSLLCLWTKHWLGLHWMQATLVSVFSGALVPLDLYPDWLRSLSLVLPFQGIIHTPLSIYLGDLQGLSLLQALGLQALWVVALWGLARALWSPGQRALDIQGG
- a CDS encoding ABC transporter permease translates to MFTRLAHWMWIYYRLQVLHLRVQLEYEADFWLGIIAMVLRHVTGFIFLWAVFRHVPQVQGWTQWEMLFLYALAIIPIGLVELFYDGPWELAALVNQGELDGLLLRPMPAALQVICQGSSLHGLGSVVLGLVLLGRAVSELNLALSPWQYVFLVASMVGATLLIGSLNFMAHCVVFWEPDTSMQLPVLVQEMATIARYPLSLYDRLLRLVTTWVLPFAFVSYFPGTVLLHRPEANPWLGYGAPLVGVAVTCVAGAVWTRCLAHYQGVGS
- a CDS encoding TldD/PmbA family protein, whose protein sequence is MSDWFVERREVSEIIHQPSGLRVQPPTLERGYAVRREFPGGMEQLWTEVARDTLPAGALPGEVASRARELFTPGLELAESTGATEGVVRRLVERAREAGAAHLDVLLREVDQRTLFVGDDRHVTDRRRYALIELKTHATTASGTEELWRCAAYPDGERLRAALPELESLVERMVRLLHESTPVGPCPTGPMPVVFPPGSASGCFFHEVCGHPMEGDVVARGGSYLAHRLGQRVAEPFVSISDDPTDGHEALAYEWDDEGNPSRPVPLIHAGIIGSPLLDARSARELGHSPNGHGRRVGFKHPPLPRMAHTRVEPHQGNLEGLMADLPQGLLVRHLTPRHMNLLSGDFSFYVIEAQEIRDGRPGRRVSPGILGGNGLEALASIDAVGADSQNLFATRGCRKLDHGPLPVSFGQPAVRFRQLHLRPWR
- a CDS encoding metallopeptidase TldD-related protein, which produces MTASGEHDMPESTSERPGGTASCAGLDLGELAGEAHARMASFTRSQASTGAELVLSASRRLSLEYEVGTGRVSLSRGESVSAAARVWREEGSGFASLSVGDADDLGRVLSEAWERGRTGARSPLPALPAPTEPPRSLPGLSAAQAREQAEHLARTVLPPGVVVQAAVLTYSASGSVLVRGEGIVQGHVDARREAIVRCETSRGAVVDGVAAPLGEPWDLEPLRARLARAVDALEGPAEAADPGLPLVLRPAVAAPLVAALSWMLRGDVAAATPALARAVGKKLFPSVLSVEDDPRHPLGAWRRSEDDEGAPARPLRLVDEGRFLGFLHSAATAALLGVVPNGRGLRSEGSPPTPSALGLFVVPRADALPEHYTELVARVETFTTMPRPGVVSLMAGGWEVRRGQRVRRLAPVELRLPVLETLRALRGVGADLAFFPTADGCGTPTLLLPPLLGG